Proteins from a genomic interval of Gossypium hirsutum isolate 1008001.06 chromosome A09, Gossypium_hirsutum_v2.1, whole genome shotgun sequence:
- the LOC107932702 gene encoding BAHD acyltransferase DCR, with translation MTSEAGREEEEISKVKIRSKTHVKPGKIIGRKECQLVTFDLPYLAFYYNQKLLFYKGGEFEEQVAKLKDGLRVILEEFYQLGGKLGKDEEGVFRVEYDDDMEGVEVLEAITDGLTVDQLAADESISSFKDLIPYNGVLNLTGLHRPLRSVQLTKLKDGLAMGCAFNHAILDGTSTWHFMSSWAQICRGSNSIAAPPFLERTKARTTRVKLELSFPPNPVASSNGHTDQAPQLREKFFRFSEAAIDKIKSKVNSNQPSAASKPFSTFQSLAVHIWQHVTQARCLKPEDYTVFTVFADCRKRVDPPMPDSYFGNLIQAIFTVTAAGLLLANPSDFGASVIQKAIEAHNAKAIEERNKEWEAAPKIFEFKDAGVNCLAVGSSPRFKVYNVDFGWGKPEGVRSGSNNRFDGMVYLYQGTSGGRSIDVEITLEAGAMELLEKDKEFLMQV, from the exons ATGACAAGTGAAGCAGGGAGGGAGGAAGAAGAGATTTCGAAGGTGAAAATCAGGAGCAAAACCCATGTCAAGCCTGGAAAGATTATAGGGAGAAAAGAATGTCAGTTGGTCACATTTGACCTTCCATATCTGGCATTCTATTATAACCAGAAGTTGTTGTTTTACAAGGGTGGGGAATTCGAGGAGCAGGTGGCAAAACTCAAGGATGGGCTGAGGGTAATTTTGGAGGAGTTTTATCAGCTTGGAGGCAAGCTTGGAAAAGATGAAGAAGGGGTTTTCAGGGTGGAGTATGATGATGATATGGAGGGTGTTGAGGTGTTGGAAGCCATCACCGATGGGCTGACCGTGGACCAACTTGCGGCTGATGAAAGCATAAGCTCTTTCAAGGACTTGATACCCTACAACGGTGTCCTCAACTTGACGGGCTTACACAGGCCTCTACGGTCGGTGCAG TTAACGAAGTTGAAAGACGGACTAGCAATGGGGTGTGCGTTCAACCACGCCATCCTTGATGGAACCTCAACTTGGCATTTCATGAGCTCGTGGGCTCAAATCTGTCGCGGCTCAAACTCGATTGCAGCCCCACCGTTCCTGGAGCGGACCAAAGCCCGAACCACCCGCGTGAAACTGGAACTCTCGTTCCCACCCAACCCAGTCGCTTCATCCAACGGCCACACCGACCAAGCCCCGCAACTGAGGGAGAAATTCTTCAGGTTTTCCGAAGCTGCGATCGACAAGATCAAGTCCAAAGTCAACTCCAACCAACCATCCGCTGCCTCTAAACCATTTTCTACTTTTCAATCTCTAGCTGTCCACATTTGGCAACATGTAACCCAAGCACGTTGCCTTAAACCTGAAGACTATACCGTTTTCACCGTCTTTGCAGATTGTCGTAAAAGGGTTGATCCACCCATGCCCGATAGTTACTTCGGTAACCTGATACAAGCCATCTTCACCGTCACGGCTGCCGGGTTATTGCTGGCGAACCCATCGGATTTCGGTGCGTCGGTAATACAAAAAGCTATCGAAGCACACAATGCTAAGGCCATCGAGGAACGTAACAAGGAGTGGGAAGCAGCGCCCAAGATCTTCGAATTCAAAGATGCTGGAGTCAACTGTTTGGCCGTTGGGAGCTCCCCCAGGTTTAAAGTTTACAATGTGGACTTTGGGTGGGGAAAACCGGAAGGAGTGAGGAGTGGTTCCAACAACAGGTTCGATGGGATGGTTTATTTATATCAAGGGACGAGCGGCGGGAGGAGCATTGATGTGGAGATCACTTTGGAGGCTGGAGCCATGGAGTTGTTGGAGAAAGATAAGGAATTTCTCATGCAAGTCTAG